Proteins from a single region of Microbacterium sp. zg-Y818:
- a CDS encoding acyl-CoA dehydrogenase family protein, which produces MEFGIERAEREVLAQFRAYLDDLHAEGFTPAVPPLVRPDHAMAPEDIAERRRFIQRLGRDGWLGIAWPEEFGGRDLGYLAQWLVIEELSWRKLPEMLMSVTMIGPTLMRAGSDEHKRRYLGGILAGEIEFCLGFSEPGAGTDLAALQTRAVLEGDEYVINGQKVYTTGAQYATHIWLAVRTGAPDSRHRGITLLIVPIDTPGITIRPMITQADYRTNEVFLDNVRVPVANRVGDENGGWAVIALSLDLERNLNANLQVRELDEIIQWAEEPDPEGHRPADDDLVRVELGMLAARVEIVRLMSAQVASLIARQEPLASEASMAKVWSSETFQELPSVALDLIGPQGLRSVGSAGAPAHGLPELDYRESPVRKFAAGTNEVQRDIIAQRALGLPRNR; this is translated from the coding sequence ATGGAGTTCGGAATCGAACGGGCCGAGCGCGAGGTGCTTGCGCAGTTCCGCGCGTATCTCGACGACCTGCATGCGGAGGGCTTCACACCCGCCGTCCCGCCGCTCGTGCGTCCAGACCATGCGATGGCGCCGGAGGACATCGCCGAGCGTCGTCGCTTCATCCAGCGGCTGGGCCGCGACGGATGGCTCGGCATCGCGTGGCCGGAGGAGTTCGGCGGCCGCGACCTCGGCTACCTGGCGCAGTGGCTCGTCATCGAAGAACTGTCGTGGCGCAAGCTCCCCGAGATGCTGATGTCTGTCACGATGATCGGCCCGACGCTCATGCGCGCGGGCTCCGACGAGCACAAGCGCCGCTACCTCGGTGGCATCCTCGCGGGCGAGATCGAGTTCTGCCTCGGCTTCAGCGAGCCGGGTGCCGGTACCGACCTGGCGGCGCTGCAGACGCGCGCCGTGCTCGAGGGCGACGAATATGTGATCAACGGACAGAAGGTGTACACCACCGGGGCGCAGTACGCCACTCACATCTGGCTCGCCGTGCGCACCGGTGCTCCGGACTCGCGTCACCGCGGCATCACGTTGCTCATCGTTCCGATCGACACGCCGGGCATCACCATCCGCCCCATGATCACGCAGGCGGACTACCGCACCAACGAGGTCTTCCTGGACAACGTGCGGGTGCCGGTGGCCAATCGCGTCGGCGATGAGAACGGCGGCTGGGCCGTCATCGCGCTGTCCCTCGACCTCGAGCGCAACCTCAACGCCAACCTGCAGGTGCGGGAGCTGGACGAGATCATCCAGTGGGCGGAGGAACCGGATCCCGAGGGCCACCGCCCCGCGGACGACGACCTCGTGCGGGTCGAGCTCGGCATGCTCGCCGCGCGCGTCGAGATCGTCCGGCTCATGTCGGCTCAGGTCGCCTCGCTGATCGCCCGGCAGGAGCCGTTGGCGTCGGAAGCGTCGATGGCCAAGGTGTGGAGTTCGGAGACGTTCCAGGAGTTGCCGAGCGTGGCGCTCGACCTCATCGGCCCGCAGGGCCTGCGTTCGGTCGGTTCCGCCGGCGCTCCGGCGCACGGGCTTCCCGAGTTGGACTACCGGGAGTCCCCGGTCCGCAAATTCGCCGCCGGCACCAACGAGGTGCAGCGCGACATCATCGCGCAGCGCGCCCTCGGGCTGCCGCGCAACCGCTGA
- a CDS encoding enoyl-CoA hydratase/isomerase family protein, with product MASESEDRVFEDSPVPEYPAFEAIQVGVDDGIAIVTLGADPDRPNPTTAMTPELLRFFRIVRDDPTVRAIVIVGRGKVFSAGGDVKVMGERSKRMDPSTNPAWVKRLPVDRAADFMTALLEVDVPVIAAVNGHAVGAGLRIAMLCDYVVVADDAKVGDPHVKRGLVAPQAVLLAELIGARRARSLVLTGRLLLGDEVVEWGLADEAAPRDEVLERALEQAAAMAALPPLAFRWTKRALNNRVKAAVAQYASEGYALESLTMLSTDHAEAAASFAEKREPRAYEGR from the coding sequence ATGGCCAGTGAGTCTGAGGACCGCGTGTTCGAGGATTCGCCGGTTCCGGAGTATCCGGCGTTCGAGGCGATCCAGGTCGGCGTAGACGACGGCATCGCCATCGTGACGCTCGGCGCCGACCCGGATCGCCCCAACCCGACGACGGCGATGACGCCGGAGCTGCTCCGGTTCTTCCGGATCGTTCGAGACGACCCGACCGTGCGGGCCATCGTCATCGTCGGTCGAGGCAAGGTCTTCTCCGCCGGCGGCGACGTCAAGGTGATGGGGGAGCGCTCCAAGCGCATGGACCCCTCGACCAACCCCGCGTGGGTGAAGCGACTGCCCGTCGACCGGGCCGCCGACTTCATGACGGCGTTGCTCGAGGTCGACGTGCCCGTCATCGCCGCCGTCAACGGCCATGCGGTGGGCGCGGGCCTGCGCATCGCGATGCTCTGCGACTACGTGGTCGTGGCGGACGACGCCAAGGTCGGCGACCCGCACGTCAAGCGCGGGCTGGTCGCACCGCAGGCGGTGCTCCTGGCCGAGCTCATCGGCGCGCGCCGGGCGCGCTCCCTCGTCCTCACCGGACGACTGCTGCTCGGCGACGAGGTCGTGGAGTGGGGCCTGGCCGACGAGGCGGCCCCGCGCGACGAGGTGCTGGAACGCGCGCTGGAGCAGGCTGCGGCGATGGCCGCGCTTCCGCCGCTCGCGTTCCGGTGGACCAAGCGCGCGCTCAACAACCGGGTGAAGGCGGCCGTGGCGCAGTATGCCTCCGAGGGCTACGCGCTCGAGAGCCTCACCATGCTTTCCACCGATCATGCGGAGGCCGCGGCGTCGTTCGCCGAGAAGCGCGAACCGCGAGCGTACGAGGGGCGATAA
- a CDS encoding LLM class flavin-dependent oxidoreductase — MKFGLLFELGGPPGSTREDVKKIYDDALDQITLADELGFDHMWAVEHHFSPPHSFSTAPEVFLTAAAVRTKRIRIGHGIVVCTPPVNHPAHIAERAAVLDIISNGRLDVGTGRSNTWLELGGYAAEPHDTKQSWDEYVRALPKMWTDPSYSNPNGRFFKMPERAIVPQPLQDPHPPLWVAVTSPGTEFDAADRGLGVFGLSIGNYKAQEEKIKNYRRRIQNCEPIGPAVNEQVHVVNFMHCGLDETAAQRGRVMLDTFNHNTAHTVPVKEVYPSPLYQIGGFLPTLRQEALGPGDATGIPEGLAIGEPDRIIEVVKHWESIGVDGMNFVIQASEVLSHEDVMESLRNFAKYVMPQFKSPGELAAPVATGLRKV, encoded by the coding sequence ATGAAGTTCGGTCTGCTCTTCGAGCTCGGGGGACCTCCCGGCTCGACCCGCGAGGACGTCAAGAAGATCTATGACGACGCCCTCGACCAGATCACCCTCGCCGACGAGCTCGGGTTCGACCACATGTGGGCGGTCGAACACCACTTCTCGCCGCCGCACTCCTTCTCGACGGCGCCCGAGGTGTTCCTCACCGCTGCCGCGGTGCGCACCAAGCGCATCCGGATCGGCCACGGCATCGTGGTGTGCACGCCGCCGGTGAACCACCCGGCGCACATCGCCGAGCGCGCCGCCGTACTCGACATCATCTCCAACGGCCGCCTGGACGTCGGCACCGGCCGCTCGAACACGTGGCTGGAGCTGGGCGGTTACGCCGCCGAGCCGCACGACACCAAGCAGTCGTGGGACGAGTACGTCCGGGCGCTCCCGAAGATGTGGACCGACCCGTCGTACTCGAACCCCAACGGGCGCTTCTTCAAGATGCCCGAGCGCGCCATCGTGCCCCAGCCGCTGCAGGATCCGCACCCGCCCCTGTGGGTCGCGGTGACCAGCCCCGGCACCGAGTTCGACGCCGCCGACCGCGGTCTCGGCGTCTTCGGTCTGAGCATCGGCAACTACAAGGCTCAGGAAGAGAAGATCAAGAACTACCGCCGACGCATCCAGAACTGCGAACCGATCGGTCCCGCCGTGAACGAGCAGGTTCACGTCGTCAACTTCATGCACTGCGGCCTGGACGAGACGGCGGCCCAGCGCGGACGCGTCATGCTCGACACCTTCAACCACAACACCGCCCACACGGTCCCCGTGAAGGAGGTGTACCCGTCGCCGCTGTACCAGATCGGCGGGTTCCTGCCGACGCTCCGCCAGGAGGCGCTCGGCCCCGGTGATGCGACAGGCATCCCCGAGGGCCTGGCGATCGGCGAGCCCGACCGCATCATCGAGGTCGTCAAGCACTGGGAGTCCATCGGCGTCGATGGCATGAACTTCGTCATCCAGGCATCCGAGGTGCTCTCCCACGAGGACGTCATGGAGAGTCTGCGCAACTTCGCGAAGTACGTCATGCCCCAGTTCAAGTCCCCCGGGGAGCTGGCAGCGCCGGTCGCCACGGGCCTGAGGAAGGTGTAA
- a CDS encoding amidohydrolase family protein has product MPYNGPVIDAFYHPGWAATTADTFGDQESWRQDPQRARAMRFFDQGGDKPVTKPATAAESRQELVDNNVELAIFQASLYYQSTRAELDSRILEHVDIMNQFPGQYEHAGTILPPKQGPATFWDVMENPRILEEHKEKYGIRGVHILPSPYGLPPSDRWFYPLFAKCVELDLFVFTYIGMPGPLWPTHPNYPLHLDDVCLAFPELTVVGHHIGDPWVGMMTHLAAKHQNLYICTSAWSPKRYPKELLEFMNGRWHAQPGADKVIFGTDYPLINLTKAVTDARNLDLPEDVIEKFMYSNMKKILDAQDERAGK; this is encoded by the coding sequence GTGCCCTACAACGGACCCGTCATCGATGCCTTCTATCACCCGGGTTGGGCGGCGACCACCGCCGACACCTTCGGTGACCAGGAGTCATGGCGCCAGGACCCGCAGCGAGCCCGCGCCATGCGCTTCTTCGACCAGGGCGGTGACAAGCCGGTGACCAAGCCCGCCACGGCCGCCGAGAGCCGGCAGGAGCTCGTGGACAACAACGTCGAGCTGGCCATCTTCCAGGCATCGCTGTACTACCAGAGCACCCGCGCCGAACTCGACAGCCGCATCCTCGAGCACGTCGACATCATGAACCAGTTCCCCGGGCAGTACGAGCACGCCGGCACGATCCTCCCGCCCAAGCAGGGACCCGCCACATTCTGGGACGTGATGGAGAACCCGCGCATCCTGGAGGAGCACAAGGAGAAGTACGGCATCCGCGGGGTGCACATCCTGCCGAGCCCCTACGGCCTTCCGCCGAGCGACCGTTGGTTCTACCCGCTGTTCGCCAAGTGCGTCGAGCTCGACCTGTTCGTGTTCACCTACATCGGGATGCCGGGACCGCTGTGGCCCACGCACCCCAACTACCCGCTGCACCTCGACGATGTCTGCCTCGCCTTCCCCGAGCTGACGGTCGTCGGTCATCACATCGGCGACCCTTGGGTCGGCATGATGACCCATCTGGCGGCGAAGCACCAGAACCTCTACATCTGCACGTCGGCCTGGTCACCCAAGCGCTATCCCAAAGAGCTGCTGGAGTTCATGAACGGACGCTGGCACGCACAACCCGGCGCCGACAAGGTGATCTTCGGGACCGACTACCCGCTGATCAACCTCACCAAGGCCGTCACCGACGCGCGCAACCTCGACCTGCCCGAGGACGTGATCGAGAAGTTCATGTACTCCAACATGAAGAAGATCCTCGACGCGCAGGACGAGCGCGCGGGCAAGTGA
- a CDS encoding enoyl-CoA hydratase/isomerase family protein, translated as MNELTTVVGTERICVRTAGDTIHVTLDDPQTRNAVSRTMYHELAFVLSQIAGRQDLRFVVLGGAGGVFSSGGDLRELADGLPDDYVTDYWQRMSGTILTLRAMPQIVIAGVRGAAVGAGAAVALASDMVVMERDARMRFTFTRIGFLPDAGTTVMLPRLLGPAIARDLLFTGRWIGAEEACHRGMVARVCEPGAVDDTVDDLIAELRHSPAGALGMVKNLVDASALGDLTSGVRAEGVQQYAAAASGEYREYLARVLAVMAGPSAPATPATDPDPDADVTIKSH; from the coding sequence GTGAACGAGTTGACGACCGTGGTGGGGACGGAGCGCATCTGTGTCCGCACGGCGGGCGACACCATCCACGTCACGCTGGACGACCCGCAGACGCGCAACGCGGTCTCGCGCACCATGTACCACGAGCTCGCCTTCGTGCTCTCGCAGATCGCGGGGAGGCAGGATCTGCGGTTCGTCGTGCTGGGTGGCGCCGGTGGGGTGTTCTCCAGCGGTGGCGACCTGCGCGAACTCGCCGACGGCCTACCCGACGACTACGTCACGGACTACTGGCAGCGGATGTCCGGAACGATCCTCACGTTGCGGGCGATGCCTCAGATCGTCATCGCCGGAGTCCGCGGTGCAGCCGTGGGTGCCGGCGCAGCGGTGGCCCTCGCAAGCGACATGGTCGTCATGGAGCGCGACGCGCGCATGCGCTTCACTTTCACCCGCATCGGCTTCCTGCCGGATGCGGGCACCACGGTGATGCTTCCCCGACTGCTCGGCCCCGCGATCGCGCGAGACCTGCTCTTCACCGGACGCTGGATCGGTGCGGAGGAGGCGTGTCATCGGGGCATGGTGGCGCGCGTGTGCGAGCCCGGCGCGGTGGACGACACTGTGGACGACCTCATCGCCGAACTGCGCCATTCTCCCGCGGGAGCGCTCGGCATGGTGAAAAACCTGGTGGATGCCAGCGCCCTCGGCGACCTGACCTCCGGAGTCCGCGCGGAGGGCGTCCAGCAGTACGCCGCCGCCGCGTCGGGGGAGTACCGCGAATACCTCGCCCGAGTTCTCGCCGTCATGGCGGGACCTTCCGCGCCGGCCACGCCGGCGACCGACCCTGACCCTGACGCTGACGTCACGATCAAGAGCCACTGA